A section of the Ranitomeya imitator isolate aRanImi1 chromosome 7, aRanImi1.pri, whole genome shotgun sequence genome encodes:
- the CIAO3 gene encoding cytosolic iron-sulfur assembly component 3 isoform X2, producing the protein MASHFSGVLQLTDLDDYIGPSQDCIKPIKVEKKPGKGAAKIRIEDDGSYFQINQDGASQKLEKAKITLNDCLACSGCVTSAETVLITQQSHEELYKVLELNKVEDASQHRLVVVSISPQSRASLATKFNLNIQETAQKLTAFFKQLGVHYVFDTSFSRNFSLLESQREFIQRYKRRQEETTALPMLSSACPGWICYAEKTHGSFIIPHISVTKSPQQVMGSLVKNYFAKEKLLPHRIYHVTVMPCYDKKLEASRPDFFNQEYETRDVDCVITTGEVLRMLEQEGIALPEVNLCPLDAQFSSAVDNEPLGHDGGGSGGYLEHVFKSAAQELFGLRVDEITYKPLKNKDFQEVTLEKDGEVLLQFALAYGFRNIQNLVQKLKRGRCAYHYVEVMACPAGCLNGGGQIRAEGEAGKDLLQRVEQLYTSVRTEAPEQNDSVKELYEQWLGGQDGAGVKEALHTQYHAVEKITSGLTIKW; encoded by the exons TTATTTCCAAATCAATCAG GATGGAGCTtcccaaaaactggagaaggccaaGATCACCCTGAACGACTGTCTGGCCTGCAGTGGATGCGTGACGTCCGCAGAGACCGTGCTGATCACACAGCAGAGtcacgaggagctgtacaaggtcCTGGAGCTGAACAAG GTGGAGGACGCCTCGCAGCACAGGCTGGTCGTGGTTTCCATCTCTCCACAGTCTCGAGCTTCTCTGGCCACAAAGTTTAACCTCAATATCCAGGAAACTGCTCAGAAACTGACTGCCTTCTTTAAACAGTTGG GGGTCCACTATGTGTTTGACACCAGTTTTTCCAGAAACTTCAGCCTATTGGAGAGTCAGCGAGAGTTTATACAACGCTACAAGAGACggcaggaggagacgacggcccTGCCCATGTTATCCTCCGCCTGCCCAG GGTGGATTTGTTATGCTGAGAAAACTCACGGCTCCTTTATTATCCCGCACATCAGCGTCACCAAATCTCCACAGCAAGTGATGGGATCCCTGGTGAAGAACTACTTTGCAAAGGAAAAG CTGCTGCCTCACCGCATCTACCATGTCACAGTGATGCCGTGCTACGACAAGAAGCTGGAGGCCTCCAGGCCGGACTTCTTCAATCAGGAGTACGAGACCCGAGATGTAGACTGTGTCATCACTACTG GGGAAGTGCTGCGGATGCTGGAACAGGAGGGGATCGCTCTGCCAGAGGTGAATCTCTGTCCCCTTGATGCACA GTTCAGCAGTGCGGTGGATAATGAACCCTTAGGACATGATGGCGGAGGATCAGGCGGATACCTGGAACATGTCTTTAAATCCGCAGCACAGGAGCTCTTCGGCCTCCGTGTAGATGAGATTACATACAAACCTCTGAA GAACAAAGACTTCCAGGAAGTGACGCTGGAGAAGGAcggggaggtgctgctgcagttCGCACTGGCGTACGGCTTCCGGAACATTCAGAATCTGGTGCAGAAGCTAAAAAGAGGCCGCTGCGCCTATCACTACGTGGAGGTGATGGCCTGTCCTGCAG GCTGTTTGAATGGCGGTGGTCAGATCCGGGCAGAAGGAGAGGCCGGTAAGGACTTACTGCAGAGGGTGGAGCAGCTGTACACGTCCGTGAGGACGGAGGCGCCGGAGCAGAATGATAGCGTGAAGGAGCTTTACGAGCAGTGGCTGGGAGGGCAGGACGGCGCCGGGGTGAAGGAGGCGCTGCACACACAGTACCACGCCGTGGAGAAAATTACATCTGGACTGACCATTAAGTGGTGA
- the CIAO3 gene encoding cytosolic iron-sulfur assembly component 3 isoform X1 — MASHFSGVLQLTDLDDYIGPSQDCIKPIKVEKKPGKGAAKIRIEDDGSYFQINQDGASQKLEKAKITLNDCLACSGCVTSAETVLITQQSHEELYKVLELNKVEDASQHRLVVVSISPQSRASLATKFNLNIQETAQKLTAFFKQLGVHYVFDTSFSRNFSLLESQREFIQRYKRRQEETTALPMLSSACPGWICYAEKTHGSFIIPHISVTKSPQQVMGSLVKNYFAKEKKLLPHRIYHVTVMPCYDKKLEASRPDFFNQEYETRDVDCVITTGEVLRMLEQEGIALPEVNLCPLDAQFSSAVDNEPLGHDGGGSGGYLEHVFKSAAQELFGLRVDEITYKPLKNKDFQEVTLEKDGEVLLQFALAYGFRNIQNLVQKLKRGRCAYHYVEVMACPAGCLNGGGQIRAEGEAGKDLLQRVEQLYTSVRTEAPEQNDSVKELYEQWLGGQDGAGVKEALHTQYHAVEKITSGLTIKW; from the exons TTATTTCCAAATCAATCAG GATGGAGCTtcccaaaaactggagaaggccaaGATCACCCTGAACGACTGTCTGGCCTGCAGTGGATGCGTGACGTCCGCAGAGACCGTGCTGATCACACAGCAGAGtcacgaggagctgtacaaggtcCTGGAGCTGAACAAG GTGGAGGACGCCTCGCAGCACAGGCTGGTCGTGGTTTCCATCTCTCCACAGTCTCGAGCTTCTCTGGCCACAAAGTTTAACCTCAATATCCAGGAAACTGCTCAGAAACTGACTGCCTTCTTTAAACAGTTGG GGGTCCACTATGTGTTTGACACCAGTTTTTCCAGAAACTTCAGCCTATTGGAGAGTCAGCGAGAGTTTATACAACGCTACAAGAGACggcaggaggagacgacggcccTGCCCATGTTATCCTCCGCCTGCCCAG GGTGGATTTGTTATGCTGAGAAAACTCACGGCTCCTTTATTATCCCGCACATCAGCGTCACCAAATCTCCACAGCAAGTGATGGGATCCCTGGTGAAGAACTACTTTGCAAAGGAAAAG AAGCTGCTGCCTCACCGCATCTACCATGTCACAGTGATGCCGTGCTACGACAAGAAGCTGGAGGCCTCCAGGCCGGACTTCTTCAATCAGGAGTACGAGACCCGAGATGTAGACTGTGTCATCACTACTG GGGAAGTGCTGCGGATGCTGGAACAGGAGGGGATCGCTCTGCCAGAGGTGAATCTCTGTCCCCTTGATGCACA GTTCAGCAGTGCGGTGGATAATGAACCCTTAGGACATGATGGCGGAGGATCAGGCGGATACCTGGAACATGTCTTTAAATCCGCAGCACAGGAGCTCTTCGGCCTCCGTGTAGATGAGATTACATACAAACCTCTGAA GAACAAAGACTTCCAGGAAGTGACGCTGGAGAAGGAcggggaggtgctgctgcagttCGCACTGGCGTACGGCTTCCGGAACATTCAGAATCTGGTGCAGAAGCTAAAAAGAGGCCGCTGCGCCTATCACTACGTGGAGGTGATGGCCTGTCCTGCAG GCTGTTTGAATGGCGGTGGTCAGATCCGGGCAGAAGGAGAGGCCGGTAAGGACTTACTGCAGAGGGTGGAGCAGCTGTACACGTCCGTGAGGACGGAGGCGCCGGAGCAGAATGATAGCGTGAAGGAGCTTTACGAGCAGTGGCTGGGAGGGCAGGACGGCGCCGGGGTGAAGGAGGCGCTGCACACACAGTACCACGCCGTGGAGAAAATTACATCTGGACTGACCATTAAGTGGTGA
- the HAGH gene encoding hydroxyacylglutathione hydrolase, mitochondrial: MMFGCRRRLWCALSFLGAAAGCRVGFARLGTSNIQKAQESEFRKTKLVDQRIMKIELLPALTDNYMYLLIDEETKEAAIVDPVQPQKVVEAVKKHGVNLTSVLTTHHHWDHAGGNEKLVKMVSGLKVYGGDSRVGALTQTVSHLTTFQVGSLQVKCLYTPCHTSGHICYYVTKPNSSEPPAVFTGDTLFVAGCGKFFEGTAEEMYQALIEILGRLPPETRVYCGHEYTINNLKFARHVEPNNEAIKQKLAWAKETYNNGEPTIPSTLSEELTFNPFMRVREKSVQQHAGADNPISTMAAIRKEKDNFKSSSSRL; this comes from the exons ATGATGTttgggtgcaggaggaggctgtggtgCGCACTGTCCTTCCTGGGAGCTGCGGCTGGCTGCAGAGTGG GCTTTGCTCGATTAGGGACCAGCAACATCCAAAAGGCACAGGAGTCTGAATTCCGAAAGACCAAACTGGTTGACCAGAGAATCATGAAGATTGAGCTCCTTCCAGCCCTCACGGACAACTATATGTACCTCCTGATTGACGAGGAGACCAAGGAGGCTGCCATTGTGGACCCTGTGCAGCCACAAAAG GTCGTTGAAGCAGTGAAGAAACACGGCGTGAACCTCACATCGGTCCTGACGACGCACCATCACTG GGACCATGCCGGAGGAAATGAGAAACTTGTCAAAATGGTTTCTGGGTTAAAAGTCTACGGAGGAGACAGCAGGGTTGGAGCGTTAACCCAGACGGTGTCCCATCTCACAACGTTTCAG GTGGGGTCTCTTCAGGTAAAGTGTCTTTACACCCCGTGTCACACTTCTGGGCATATCTGCTACTACGTGACGAAGCCTAACAGCTCCGAGCCCCCTGCTGTATTTACAG GGGACACCCTCTTTGTGGCTGGTTGTGGGAAATTCTTTGAAGGGACGGCGGAGGAGATGTACCAGGCTCTGATCGAAATATTGGGGCGTCTTCCTCCAGAAACT AGAGTCTACTGTGGACACGAATATACAATCAACAACCTGAAGTTTGCCCGTCACGTGGAGCCCAACAATGAGGCCATCAAACAGAAGCTCGCATGGGCCAAA GAGACGTACAATAATGGAGAACCCACCATCCCCTCCACTCTGTCTGAAGAGCTcacatttaaccctttcatgaggGTCAG GGAGAAGTCAGTGCAGCAGCACGCGGGGGCAGACAACCCCATCTCTACAATGGCCGCCATCCGCAAAGAGAAAGACAATTTTAAG AGCTCTTCATCCCGGCTGTAG